The following are encoded in a window of Coffea eugenioides isolate CCC68of unplaced genomic scaffold, Ceug_1.0 ScVebR1_1272;HRSCAF=2094, whole genome shotgun sequence genomic DNA:
- the LOC113755178 gene encoding uncharacterized protein LOC113755178 encodes MAEFVTDNPNIFEELGRYLKRQGKEKAESSKRRPTKSPEVPSGEDSEDGRLSRSTSRRASSKATSKIASISRAFSRGLLGKRAEDPPRRPGGLASDYMRAPPFTDDINGEMVPPNFKLPNLHTYDGRGDPEDHLRAFISAFRLYCVPDAVICRAFPIFLHGTARKWVRASHLQRFNEENVQIPDQNEQVTIAAFTNGLVAGIFNTEIHRQYPRTLRELWERVDQGIRSEDVNRMKREAQASRTGQDPRRRKDTGRGEPGSSGTSNQPRDRRSVFDRIVKGRSSTSDAELTPLNSSRTHVLAVMRQNHLGRNPPEIPGRRDKRNSNLYCAYHRDVGHETEDCNDLKREIENLIRQGYLKQFVRKDGGFNRSVSHRENRGPRRDDRRDTNMHCRGPEDRREDKQPPRDGSPGYGPNIAGVINTIAGGPTGGDSQNSRKRTYRQAEMEVAEPSSRLSEVITYGPADPVPAASSNHEALVIEVLTNNYVVKKVYVDPGSSVDVLYYRTFESLKLTKGATHSCQNSPRGIRGTRRPPGRHVDPGGNNRASSTLPNCACRPTLNALRAVYSTYHLSFKFPTSAGVAEVSSDVGAARECYLATIQAAVTPRPSPRSEEKRPAVLSIDCIDPQKAEEPNRLEPGDEVELVVVDEAKPDQVVQVGAGLPPPLKEEMISLIKDHRDVFAWSADEVVGVPPELMTHQLNVDPQARPVRQKRRHFGPERSQAISDEVDKLLPAKMIHEVQYPTWLSNPVMVKKDTGGWRMCVDFTDLNKACPKDCYPLPRIDALVDAAMGYEILCFLDAFKGYHQIGMSEEDQEKTAFYTDRGTYCYTTMPFGLKNAGATYQRLINRLFQNQIGRNVEAYVDDILVKSLTTSSFLSDVREVFGVLRDSRMKLNPKKCVFGVTSGKFLGYLVSHRGIEANPDKVKAIHDMSPPRNIREVQRLNGRLAALNRFLSQSAEKALPFFKVLKNADQFAWTEECQAAFDQLKQYLHHLPTLASPRPEEKLYLYLSAADEAVSAVLIRDEGTQVPVYYVSRALRGPETRYTQVEKLVLGLVHAARRLKPYFLAHPISVRTDQPIRQILVRPEASGRLTKWAVELGEYDLSYEPRTAIKAQALADFLAELTFTEGPESTSALPEVSTSSLWTLYVDGSSNGDGCGAGLLLEGPQGEVCSYALRFDFPATNNEAEYEALIAGLQLARKLGAQQIHVRSDSQLVVRQVIGEYEAKDETMQRYLSKVHQLTSYFKSFEIQRIPRSQNKRADALSRLASTSFSDLNKTVLVEVLSEPGYVEEVACPVHSEETWMTPFILFLGQGVLPEDRAEARKIQRKAPRYALREGELYKRSYLGPWLRCVTPEAGREVLHEIHEGLCGAHIGHRMLAKKAMLLGYFWPSLRQDSQDLVLGCPSCQVHAPEHHQPSNFMVPITSPWPFEQWGTDIIGPFPKAVGGYTFLVTAVDYFTKWVEAEPLRTISGLAIQKFFWKCIICRFGIPQIIISDNGRQFAENPFKTWCENLGIKQHFTSVGHPQANGQAENFNRTLLHGLKTRLHQAGSSWVEELPSVLWSYRTTPRSATQETPFSLTYGAEAVIPAEILTPSPRLAAYAAEVNDEERQLDLDLVEERRNLASARIASYKNTLAHYYNARVKHRRFQPGDLVLRKNSISRAEPQGKLCPKWEGPYRVVESNLKGYCKLSYRDGSLVPRSWHAENLRLYYV; translated from the exons GGGGAAATGGTGCCCCCGAACTTTaagcttccaaatttgcacACCTATGACGGCCGAGGTGACCCCGAGGATCACCTCCGCGCCTTCATCTCCGCATTCCGACTCTACTGCGTCCCCGACGCCGTGATCTGTCGGGCTTTCCCCATCTTCTTGCACGGGACCGCCCGGAAGTG GGTCAGGGCGAGTCACCTGCAAAGGTTCAACGAGGAGAATGTACAGATACCTGACCAGAACGAGCAAGTAACTATTGCTGCCTTCACCAACGGATTAGTAGCAGGGATCTTTAACACCGAAATCCATCGGCAGTACCCCCGTACACTCCGGGAGCTCTGGGAAAGAGTGGACCAGGGAATCCGAAGTGAAGATGTAAATCGCATGAAGCGAGAAGCCCAAGCATCTCGTACGGGGCAAGATCCCCGGAGGAGGAAAGACACTGGCCGAGGTGAACCAGGCTCAAGTGGCACTTCAAACCAACCCCGAGACCGCCGAAGTGTCTTCGACCGGATCGTGAAAGGCAGATCGTCCACCTCGGACGCCGAGCTGACGCCCCTCAATTCGAGCCGGACCCACGTCCTGGCTGTGATGAGGCAGAATCACCTCGGTCGCAACCCTCCCGAAATTCCGGGGAGGAGAGATAAGAGGAACTCGAACCTCTACTGTGCCTACCACCGTGATGTAGGGCACGAGACTGAAGACTGCAATGACCTGAAGCGGGAAATCGAAAATTTGATCCGGCAGGGATACCTGAAGCAATTCGTCCGCAAGGATGGAGGCTTCAACCGAAGCGTCTCCCACCGGGAGAACCGAGGCCCCCGCCGAGACGACCGACGGGACACGAACATGCATTGCCGAGGTCCCGAAGACCGTAGGGAGGACAAGCAGCCCCCACGCGATGGCTCACCGGGCTACGGCCCCAACATCGCAGGGGTGATCAACACCATCGCGGGAGGACCAACGGGAGGAGACAGCCAGAACTCCCGGAAGCGGACCTACCGCCAGGCCGAGATGGAGGTGGCCGAGCCGAGCTCTCGGCTGTCCGAGGTCATCACCTACGGTCCCGCTGACCCCGTTCCTGCGGCCTCCAGCAATCATGAagctcttgtgattgaagtccTCACCAACAACTACGTAGTCAAAAAGGTCTACGTAGACCCCGGAAGCTCGGTAGACGTCTTGTACTACCGGACTTTCGAAAGTTTGAAGCTGACCAAGGGAGCAACTCACTCCTGTCAGAACTCCCCTCGTGGGATTCGGGGGACACGTCGTCCACCCGGAAGGCATGTTGACCCTGGTGGTAACAATCGGGCGTCATCCACGCTGCCGAACTGTGCCT GCCGGCCCACGCTCAATGCCTTGAGAGCCGTATACTCCACCTACCACCTGAGCTTTAAATTCCCAACATCTGCGGGGGTGGCCGAGGTAAGCAGCGATGTGGGCGCCGCCCGGGAGTGCTACCTCGCCACCATTCAAGCAGCAGTCACCCCCCGGCCCTCACCGAGGTCAGAAGAAAAGAGGCCAGCGGTCCTCTCCATAGACTGCATCGACCCTCAGAAGGCAGAAGAGCCCAACAGGCTGGAGCCAGGGGATGAAGTGGAACTGGTGGTAGTGGATGAAGCGAAACCTGACCAAGTGGTCCAGGTAGGGGCGGGACTCCCCCCACccctgaaagaagaaatgattTCCCTGATCAAAGACCACCGAGACGTCTTCGCGTGGTCCGCGGATGAAGTGGTCGGAGTGCCACCCGAGCTCATGACTCACCAACTCAACGTTGACCCGCAGGCCCGACCTGTGCGACAGAAACGAAGGCACTTCGGCCCCGAACGTAGCCAAGCCATATCGGATGAGGTCGACAAGCTCTTGCCGGCCAAGATGATCCACGAGGTCCAATATCCCACCTGGCTGTCCAATCCAGTCATGGTAAAAAAGGACACCGGGGGATGGAGAATGTGTGTTGACTTCACCGACCTCAACAAGgcctgccccaaagattgctatcCTTTGCCAAGGATAGACGCCCTCGTCGACGCGGCGATGGGGTATGAAATCCTCTGCTTCCTAGATGCCTTCAAAGGGTATCATCAAATAGGAATGAGTGAGGAGGACCAAGAGAAAACGGCGTTCTACACCGACCGGGGTACTTATTGTTACACTACCATGCCCTTCGGGCTAAAGAACGCCGGGGCGACCTACCAAAGGCTGATCAACCGACTCTTCCAGAATCAGATCGGTCGCAATGTGGAGGCCTATGTGGATGACATCCTCGTTAAAAGCCTCACCACTTCATCCTTTCTGTCAGACGTGAGGGAAGTCTTTGGTGTCCTGCGAGACTCGAGGATGAAGCTGAATCCCAAGAAGTGCGTCTTCGGCGTCACCTCGGGAAAATTCTTGGGGTATCTGGTTTCCCACCGGGGAATCGAGGCCAACCCCGACAAGGTGAAAGCCATTCATGACATGTCTCCACCCCGGAACATCCGAGAAGTCCAACGGCTGAATGGACGCCTGGCCGCGCTGAATCGCTTCCTGTCCCAATCAGCTGAGAAAGCTCTGCCTTTCTTTAAGGTGCTGAAAAATGCTGACCAGTTCGCCTGGACTGAGGAGTGTCAGGCTGCTTTCGACCAGCTGAAGCAGTACTTGCATCACCTACCAACTCTCGCTTCACCTCGGCCCGAGGAGAagctctacctctacctctccGCAGCCGACGAGGCTGTCAGCGCTGTGCTCATCCGAGATGAGGGCACCCAAGTGCCGGTCTACTACGTCAGCCGAGCCCTCCGCGGGCCGGAGACCCGATACACGCAAGTGGAAAAACTTGTGCTGGGGCTCGTCCACGCAGCTCGGCGGTTGAAACCCTACTTCTTAGCCCATCCCATCTCGGTCAGGACCGACCAGCCCATTCGGCAAATATTGGTGCGACCCGAAGCTTCTGGTCGCCTCACCAAGTGGGCTGTCGAATTGGGAGAATATGACTTGTCCTACGAGCCACGCACCGCCATAAAAGCTCAAGCTTTAGCTGACTTCCTTGCTGAGCTCACCTTCACGGAAGGTCCGGAGTCCACTTCAGCCTTACCCGAGGTGTCCACCTCATCCCTGTGGACATTGTATGTCGATGGATCCTCTAATGGAGACGGCTGCGGAGCCGGACTGCTCCTGGAAGGACCTCAGGGGGAGGTTTGCTCTTACGCCCTCCGCTTTGACTTCCCGGCCACCAACAATGAAGCCGAGTACGAGGCTCTAATCGCTGGACTCCAGCTAGCCCGCAAGCTCGGCGCCCAGCAAATCCATGTCCGCAGTGACTCCCAGCTCGTGGTACGCCAAGTTATTGGTGAGTACGAGGCCAAGGATGAGACCATGCAACGGTACCTctccaaagttcaccaactcACCTCGTACTTCAAGTCATTCGAAATCCAAAGGATCCCTCGGTCCCAGAATAAGCGAGCCGACGCCTTATCCCGGCTGGCTTCCACTTCATTCTCTGACCTCAACAAAACCGTCTTGGTGGAGGTCCTGAGTGAACCAGGGTACGTGGAAGAGGTGGCCTGCCCCGTGCACTCTGAAGAAACTTGGATGACCCCGTTCATCCTTTTCTTAGGTCAAGGAGTCCTTCCCGAAGACCGAGCTGAAGCAAGGAAGATACAACGCAAAGCCCCTCGGTATGCGCTCCGCGAGGGAGAACTATATAAGCGCTCCTACCTCGGCCCATGGTTGAGGTGTGTCACCCCCGAGGCAGGACGCGAGGTCCTCCACGAGATCCACGAGGGCCTATGTGGGGCTCACATCGGCCACAGGATGCTGGCTAAGAAGGCTATGCTCCTGGGATATTTTTGGCCCTCACTTCGGCAAGACTCTCAGGACCTCGTTCTCGGCTGCCCTTCCTGCCAAGTCCACGCACCCGAGCACCACCAGCCTTCAAATTTCATGGTCCCCATCACTTCACCCTGGCCGTTTGAGCAATGGGGGACAGACATCATAGGTCCCTTCCCCAAAGCCGTCGGGGGTTATACTTTCTTAGTAACCGCTGTGGAttacttcaccaagtgggtCGAGGCCGAGCCACTTCGGACCATCTCAGGGCTGgccattcaaaaattcttttggaagTGCATTATCTGCCGCTTCGGCATACCTCAGATCATCATTTCGGACAATGGGAGACAGTTTGCCGAGAACCCATTCAAGACTTGGTGCGAGAACCTCGGCATCAAACAACACTTCACTTCGGTAGGCCACCCTCAGGCCAATGGTCAAGCAGAGAACTTCAACCGAACTCTCCTGCATGGTCTCAAGACCCGACTACACCAAGCTGGGTCATCTTGGGTGGAGGAACTCCCCAGTGTCCTGTGGTCGTATCGAACCACGCCGAGGTCAGCGACGCAAGAGACCCCATTCTCCCTGACCTACGGCGCCGAGGCGGTCATCCCGGCTGAGATCCTTACCCCCAGCCCTCGGCTGGCAGCCTATGCCGCCGAGGTGAACGACGAAGAGAGGCAGCTGGACCTCGACCTCGTCGAAGAACGAAGGAACCTCGCCTCAGCCCGGATAGCTTCTTACAAGAACACACTGGCACACTACTACAATGCCCGCGTAAAACATCGTAGATTCCAACCTGGAGACTTGGTTCTGAGAAAAAACTCGATCAGCCGAGCTGAGCCCCAAGGCAAACTGTGTCCGAAATGGGAAGGCCCCTACCGGGTTGTCGAGTCTAATCTTAAGGGATATTGTAAGTTAAGCTACCGAGATGGCTCATTAGTGCCGAGGTCTTGGCACGCCGAGAACCTCAGATTGTATTATGTTTGA